The Gemmatimonadales bacterium genome segment CCAATCCGCGACGTCAGTTGCGTCTGGGCCGTGGCATTCAGATCGACGGTGTACTTGGTGTCGATGTAGCGGTTGAACATCCGCTTGCCCTGGTTCTCCGTGGTGCAGGTCAGGCACCCCTGTCCACGAAGGATGTTTTGCTCATCGACATAGTTCAGGTAGTCGATGCCGAACGTTCCGCGCGTCGAAAGCCACGAGAACGGCCGCCAGTTGACGGTTGCGGCGTTGATGAAATGGTCGTTCTTGCGCCAGCTGACTTCTCCGATCGAGTGTGCCGGCCGGGAGAAGCCATAGCCCCCCGTGATCGCGACGATGTTTGGATTCGCAGACCCGAAGATCGGGGACGAAATCAGCGAAGAGAAGTTGTCGCCCGTCTGCGGCAAACGAATGTTGTTGATGACGTATCCCGTCGACAGCGAAACGTCCAGGTTGCTGCGCGGCGCGGCGTTCAGGTTGACGCGAAAGTTGTACTTATTGAAATGGTTCGGACGGACCTGTTCGCGCGGAAGCTCGGCGCGGCTGGCGAGACCGCGAAGGGTCGCGGCGTAGTCTCCTTCCGCATCGCCCAGCTTGAGCACGCCCGTCTCAGATTCCCCTTCAGCCGAGACGAAGTACCGGATCAGATCCGAGCCGCCCGAGAGACTTGCGCCGACCTGCTGCCGGAACCCGGTCGCAAACGGCGTCGTCCGTGGATCGTTGAGCAGGTCGAGTTCGTACCGGTTGGCAATGGTGCAAGTACCTGCCGCCGCCATATAGGTCAGGCAGTCGCTGTTTGGGTTCTCGGCTGACGCGTTGAAGTACACCTTGGGATAGGTGTAGCCATCCTTCAGCATCCCACCTTCCAGCCAGGCGTTCCACTGCGAGCCGCCGGCCCGTCCGCGTTTCGTGGTGACACGAATGACACCGTTCGCCGCCTGGGTACCGTACAGCGTCGCTGCTGACGGACCCTTGACGATTTCTATACTCTCGATCTCCTCGGGATTCAGATTGTTGAGTTTCGAAACGCTTGCGCCGCCGACGAAGGCGCCGGCAGGTGCGTCGGATGCTACCCGGACTCCGTCGATATAGAGCAAAGGGTCGTTGGAAAGCGACACCGAGCTCAAACCCCGCACGCGAATCCGTGCTCCGGTGCCGCTCGTCCCGGCGCTCTGAAGCACGCTGACTCCGGCCACGCGGCCGCTCAAGACCTGCGCCATGTTGGTGGTCGGGGCGGTCTCGACCAGCTGTCCGGCCTGAATTTTCGACACCGAGTTACCGAGCTCTCGCGATTGCTGATCACCCGTGGCCGTAGTCACGATCTCTTCAAGTTGAAAAGGCACCGATCGCAAGGCCCAGTCGATTGTTTCCGCGCCAGGCCCGGCCGTCACGCTCCGCGTCTCCGACGCGTAGCCCAGCATGAACGTCCGCAACGTGTGGGCTCCGGCGGTCAGACCTCGAAGCGTGTACTGGCCCTGCTGATTCGTGATCGCAAACACCTGCTGAGTAGTAGCCTGAATTCTGGCCCCGGGAATCGGCCGGCCGGTCGCTTGATCGGTGACCGTGCCGGATATCGTCCCGGCTTGAGCCAGCAATGGACCAGCCAGCGCGGCGCTCGCAGCCACTGCAAGCGTCCACGCAGAGAGGCGGGCCCGTGAAATGACAGGAACACGCATGTCGTCCTCGACAGTCGAAGGATACGGTGAAACTGAATACCGACGTTCGTTCGTATTGCTTCTTATCGGGACGTCGATTGAGTCGACAAGGTTTCATTGGGCTACCAACCAAGCGATTGGTAGCGCCTAACGCCCGAGCACTCGCTACGACTCGCCCTGACGCGCCGCGGAGGCTTGAGTCGATCTGACGGGCGGCGCCACACCACGATCGTTCAGCGCAGGACGGCAATGCAAACGAACCGGGTACGTGAAAAGGTGGACTTGCTCGCGTTGGCGGAAGCAGTCGGCAACGTCACGCTGGCATGTCGGATGGCGGGATTCAGTCGCGATTCGTTCTATCGATTCAAAGCACTCTACGCAGCAGGCGGAGAGTCAGCTCTACAGAATCAGAGTCGACGCAAGCCCCTGCTCAAGAACCGTGTGGCCCCGGAAATCGAGGCCGCCGTGGTCGAGCTGTCCCTCGCCTTTCCCGCTCATGGGCAGGCCAGAATTGCTTCGGTCCTGACCGCCCGCGGGATGCGCCTTTCACCTGCCGGGGTTCGCTGCGTCTGGCGCCGTCACGACCTGACGACCATGGCCTCACGACTGGCCGCCGTCGAGGCGCGGCTTGCCCTGAACGGCGCCGGCTACACCGATGCGCAGCGTGCGGCATTCGCGAAACGGGAGCGCGCGCGCGTCGCGGCAGCGCGGCGCCAGGAAACGACGAGGGCGTCCGCCACGATCGTGACGGACGCCCTCGAGTACGCTGAATCG includes the following:
- a CDS encoding helix-turn-helix domain-containing protein, with the translated sequence MQTNRVREKVDLLALAEAVGNVTLACRMAGFSRDSFYRFKALYAAGGESALQNQSRRKPLLKNRVAPEIEAAVVELSLAFPAHGQARIASVLTARGMRLSPAGVRCVWRRHDLTTMASRLAAVEARLALNGAGYTDAQRAAFAKRERARVAAARRQETTRASATIVTDALEYAESVGATGPAVPA
- a CDS encoding SusC/RagA family TonB-linked outer membrane protein translates to MRVPVISRARLSAWTLAVAASAALAGPLLAQAGTISGTVTDQATGRPIPGARIQATTQQVFAITNQQGQYTLRGLTAGAHTLRTFMLGYASETRSVTAGPGAETIDWALRSVPFQLEEIVTTATGDQQSRELGNSVSKIQAGQLVETAPTTNMAQVLSGRVAGVSVLQSAGTSGTGARIRVRGLSSVSLSNDPLLYIDGVRVASDAPAGAFVGGASVSKLNNLNPEEIESIEIVKGPSAATLYGTQAANGVIRVTTKRGRAGGSQWNAWLEGGMLKDGYTYPKVYFNASAENPNSDCLTYMAAAGTCTIANRYELDLLNDPRTTPFATGFRQQVGASLSGGSDLIRYFVSAEGESETGVLKLGDAEGDYAATLRGLASRAELPREQVRPNHFNKYNFRVNLNAAPRSNLDVSLSTGYVINNIRLPQTGDNFSSLISSPIFGSANPNIVAITGGYGFSRPAHSIGEVSWRKNDHFINAATVNWRPFSWLSTRGTFGIDYLNYVDEQNILRGQGCLTCTTENQGKRMFNRYIDTKYTVDLNATAQTQLTSRIGSKTAVGAQFNRDKLFAVLAQADILPPGVISLSAGAQQTLTEATTDVITLGTYVEQQLSFDNRLYLTGALRVDDNSAFGSAARSAYYPKVSASIVAIDGADGPINSLRFRGAFGATGQSPRPLDALTYQSPVTATIFGQASVPAVTLGGLGDPNLKPERSREIEAGFDLALLGSRLGLEVTFYDKRTSDALVLRQQPYSLGGVATRLENVGVVSNRGIEISVNTRLIDGRDLAWDLQLEAAGNRNRLVRLADGVPPIAGFGFQNIPDYPMFGLWWPGLVGFADANGDGAISPDEVEVTSEAVFHGSTVPTRNLAANTSLALFNNRVRVGAQVDYRGGYVTHNVNDMFMCAFQVNCRALHDPTASLEEQAAAIAGPMAFGAYAQNAEHVRLREASITYTLSNTLARSLGAKTANLTLTGRNLWLKTFGFTSWDPENVTGSADAANYNFSAQRQPVVGMLRVNLTF